Proteins from a single region of Bombus pascuorum chromosome 5, iyBomPasc1.1, whole genome shotgun sequence:
- the LOC132906691 gene encoding uncharacterized protein LOC132906691: MEMELPNKKVNKKSLVNNGNVSFETNHADLDLKKGCSNDEITSKSQQSIISVRKMEDLCKTPQKSNTLGDLKSIENIENINSPKNFTPNNLGINLIKWHSQTETPSKHKRKRRYLCNEHTPEKKIKRELCSESDYDQLSDAVKLELCDNELNDLETIDMLHDLNSMMDFEESKIDTGIFCSTIDETMQDDQTVETSRDPEIDPLYITDNEETSTPCENIENQETSVENKIRITGKHKSNKEDTDVDYDELKHILGELDIEMPLEIEEEEEGEGREEGEEEEEEEEEEGGEEKEEKNELSEDAMKKLYDLKVRLTHDVPMQHKIEHTAGSKTLTKIEKRRFLKYGPLKSGVFTPSEDKIIMDNWKAFCKAHDWNPKCVKPFIHMKRGSRFYIKSMQQRKKFTQFLANNLPWRTLYSVFHRFRYLYGNHEKSFQRYTSVEDRKILSYMKNKQNEEKVHIFSELSKMLGRSRHSIWSRYQLLKKMQQDEDPLPKIQWTLSLIGKFIKTFMNVTLSETVEDLKDAIIPKPVWRKLEEKLGIHHNTLKKFWIFQLHMQLFCPEPIYLNDIKIKLIEYIYGMGISNSREIVWPNVAKYFDGVSNIFLCKVFLYLVQEASQKINTKNFTDIVEYLYNEKIQDIRNESTDKFLPRLFYNGKVKIIDEDLNEDISI, encoded by the exons atGGAAATGGAACTTCCTAATAAGAAAGTTAACAAAAAATCATTGGTTAACAATGGAAATGTAAGTTTTGAAACTAATCATGCAgatttagatttaaaaaaaggtTGCAGCAATGATGAAATAACAAGTAAAAGTCAACAATCCATAATTAGTGTaagaaaaatggaagattTATGTAAGACCCCCCAAAAAAGTAATACATTGGgagatttaaaaagtatagagaacatagaaaatataaatagccCAAAAAATTTTACTCCTAATAATTTaggtataaatttaataaaatggcATTCACAAACAGAAACACCATCGAAACATAAAAGAAAGAGGCGATATCTCTGTAATGAACATACAcctgaaaaaaaaataaaaagggaaCTTTGTAGCGAGAGTGATTATGATCAATTGTCTGATGCAGTCAAATTAGAATTATGTGataatgaattaaatgatCTGGAAACTATTGATATGTTGCATGATCTCAATTCTATGATGGATTttgaagaaagtaaaatagaTACAGGCATTTTTTGTTCGACGATTGATGAGACCATGCAAGACGATCAGACTGTAGAAACATCCAGAGATCCAGAAATTGATCCTCTTTATATTACTGACAATGAAGAAACTAGTACACCAtgtgaaaatatagaaaatcaaGAAACAAGTGTAGAAAATAAGATTAGAATAACAGGAAAACATAAATCTAATAAAGAAGATACCGACGTGGATTATGATGAGTTAAAACATATTTTGGGAGAACTAGATATTGAAATGCcattagaaatagaagaagaagaagaaggagaaggaagagaagaaggagaagaagaagaagaagaagaagaagaagaaggaggagaagaaaaagaagagaaaaatgaattatctGAAGATGCAATGAAG aaattatatGATTTAAAGGTACGATTAACACATGACGTACCAATGCAACATAAAATTGAACATACTGCAGGCTCAAAAACATTaacaaaaatagagaaaaggcGGTTCTTAAAATATGGACCACTAAAAAGCGGCGTATTTACACCTAGCgaagataaaattatcatGGATAATTGGAAAGCATTTTGTAAA GCTCATGACTGGAATCCTAAATGTGTGAAACCCTTCATTCATATGAAACGTGGCAgtagattttatataaaaagtatgCAACAGAGAAAAAAATTTACTCAATTTTTAGCAAATAATTTACCATGGAGAACGCTGTATAGTGTTTTTCATAGATTCAGATACTTGTATGGAAATCATGAGAAAAGTTTTCAAAG ATATACATCAGTCGAAGATAGGAAAATTTTATCTTACATGAAGAATAAACAAAATGAGGAAAAAGTACACATATTTTCAGAATTAAGTAAAATGTTGGGACGTTCAAGACATTCAATTTGGTCACGTTATCAACTGCTTAAAAAGATGCAGCAAGATGAAGATC CATTGCCTAAAATCCAATGGACATTATCTTTAAttggtaaatttataaaaactttcATGAATGTAACATTATCTGAAACTGTGGAGGATTTAAAAGATGCTATTATCCCAAAACCGGTTTGGCGCAAATTAGAAGAAAAGCTAGGTATACACCATAATACATTGAAGAAATTCTGGATATTTCAATTGCACATGCAATTATTTTGTCCAGAacctatttatttaaatgatataaaaataaaattaattgaata CATTTATGGAATGGGAATTTCGAATAGTCGAGAAATAGTCTGGCCAAATGTAGCGAAATATTTTGATGGAGTTAGTAATATCTTTTTGTGTAAAGTATTCCTTTATCTTGTGCAAGAAGCTagtcaaaaaataaatacaaaaaactTTACTG ACATCGTGgagtatttatataatgaaaagATACAAGATATAAGAAATGAATCGACTGATAAATTTCTTCCTAGACTCTTTTATAATggaaaagttaaaattatagATGAAGACTTGAACGAAGATAtcagtatataa
- the LOC132906709 gene encoding ubiquitin carboxyl-terminal hydrolase isozyme L5: MADSAGNWCLIESDPGVFTELIKEFGVQGAQVEELWSLDDEQFDNLKPIHGLIFLFKWVQDDEPSGSIVLDNRLDKIFFAKQVINNACATQAILSVLLNCKHSDVSLGPNLEEFKNFCQSFDANMRGLALSNSDVIREVHNSFSRQTIFEYDSKQASKDDDVFHFVSYVPIDGRLYELDGLKDGPMDLGPCPLGDQWVQSAKPIIQKRINKYNEGEIHFNLMAIVTDRKVVYERQIANVCDPAELERLQTLIEKEIRKSKRYQIENIRRKHNYLPLIMELLKMLAKEGKLVPLYQRAKEKALEKESKKNKV; the protein is encoded by the exons atggCGGACTCAGCGGGCAATTGGTGTCTTATTGAGAGCGATCCTGGAGTTTTTAcggaattaataaaagaatttg GTGTTCAAGGTGCCCAAGTGGAAGAATTATGGAGTTTGGATGATGAACAATTTGATAATTTGAA GCCTATACATGGCTTGATATTTTTGTTCAAATGGGTGCAAGATGACGAACCCTCTGGAAGTATTGTTTTAGATAATAGGTtggataaaattttttttgcaaaacag gtGATTAACAATGCTTGTGCAACACAAGCAATCTTAAGTGTATTACTGAACTGCAAACATTCTGATGTATCATTAGGACcaaatttggaagaatttaaaaatttttgtcaAAGTTTTGATGCTAACATGAGAGGTCTTGCTCTTAGTAACTCTGATGTGATAAGAGAAGTACATAATTCTTTCTCAAG ACAAACAATATTTGAATATGATTCAAAACAAGCGTCTAAAGATGATGACGTATTTCATTTTGTGAGTTACGTTCCTATTGACGGTCGGTTATATGAGTTAGATGGATTAAAAGATGGACCTATGGATTTAGGTCCTTGTCCACTTGGAGATCAATGGGTTCAATCAGCTAAACCAATAATacagaaacgaataaataa aTATAACGAAGGAGagatacattttaatttaatggcAATAGTAACAGATAGAAAAGTAGTTTATGAACGACAAATAGCAAATGTCTGTGATCCAGCGGAATTGGAACGTTTACAAACATTGATtgagaaagaaattcgaaaatcTAAAAGATATCAGATCGAGAATATTAGAAGGAAGCATAATTATTTGCCGTTGATAATGGAGCTTCTCAAAATGCTTGCTAAAGAGGGCAAGTTAGTGCCTCTATATCAAAGGGCAAAGGAGAAGGCGTTGGAAAAGGAATCAAAGAAGAATAAAGTTTAA
- the LOC132906713 gene encoding protamine-like protein, whose translation MVSDSAKILALVVTAIKNLRELKGSTSREILHYLSSVYDISPNVARRQMQTALKRGVAYGILKKNGGCYILPTNSEINCQEIAEQEVNLLDVCRRNRMQKKLGCKCKKRRRRRRRRKRRFCRCKRRRRRRVRRRSRVCGRRRRRRKRKCRCGGLGKNLRRGDPDRTKRAGMPRAVENFPNGRLFEPEAYDSAASEKTSLSSITSATD comes from the exons ATGGTGAGCGATTCGGCAAAAATCCTTGCCCTGGTCGTCACGGCAATAAAAAATCTTCGCGAATTGAAAGGCTCGACTTCTcgagaaattttacattatctcTCGTCCGTCTACGATATCTCACCAAATGTGGCGCGTCGTCAG ATGCAGACCGCGTTAAAGCGCGGCGTCGCTTACGGTATCCTGAAGAAGAACGGGGGCTGTTACATTCTACCGACGAACAGCGAGATAAATTGCCAAGAAATTGCCGAACAGGAGGTCAATCTACTGGACGTCTGTCGCAGAAATAGAATGCAGAAAAAATTGGGCTGCAAGTGTAAGAAGAGACGGCGTAGACGTAGAAGGAGGAAAAGAAGGTTCTGTAGATGTAAGCGGAGACGAAGGAGGAGAGTAAGAAGACGAAGCAGAGTTTGCGGaaggaggagaaggagaaggaagaggaagtGTCGTTGCGGTGGTCTAGGAAAAAATCTAAGGAGAGGCGATCCAGATAGGACGAAACGGGCCGGGATGCCTCGTGCAGTCGAAAACTTTCCAAATGGAAGACTCTTCGAACCGGAGGCTTACGATTCCGCGGCCAGCGAGAAAACCTCTTTGTCCAGCATCACCTCGGCCACAGACTAG